A stretch of Anaerobiospirillum thomasii DNA encodes these proteins:
- a CDS encoding HNH endonuclease, giving the protein MPLELKQIVICKVSLRWYEILNRQYEILGSTVVNCWRATNDAISDALLHLEPGSMVMFMTENMHTDFKYKIVGGGFFTGFRNLKPDDAWDVYGTRNGCLDYEQFLDAVKEESGSADANINSLILSNIFFFDPRKCVHVPEELVTDFDKDSRFVFNMTDPIAQYLHSLVMVARKPLVNQEGRNFQGMYFMAAHANSRDHQAVFDAKVNAAYNFCCAVTGTRVSPVLEVAHIKPFFDTKFQTIQNGILLRSDLHKLFSAGFITLDYRSISDIRVKTSKQYQSIFGNEYQCFDGKNINLPEDVNLRPLHEYITWHNENRFEHWRQTRHLC; this is encoded by the coding sequence ATGCCACTTGAGTTAAAACAGATAGTAATTTGTAAGGTAAGTTTAAGATGGTATGAGATCTTAAACAGGCAGTATGAAATACTTGGATCTACAGTGGTCAACTGCTGGAGAGCCACCAATGATGCCATAAGTGATGCTCTTTTGCATTTAGAGCCAGGCTCTATGGTCATGTTTATGACAGAGAACATGCACACTGACTTTAAATACAAGATAGTAGGCGGTGGCTTTTTTACAGGTTTTAGAAATTTAAAGCCAGATGATGCCTGGGATGTATACGGCACCAGAAACGGCTGTCTTGATTATGAGCAGTTTTTAGACGCTGTAAAAGAAGAGTCAGGTTCAGCAGATGCCAATATCAATTCTCTGATTTTAAGCAATATATTCTTCTTTGATCCAAGAAAGTGTGTGCATGTGCCAGAGGAGCTGGTCACAGACTTTGATAAAGACTCACGCTTTGTCTTTAATATGACCGATCCTATAGCACAGTATCTGCACTCGCTGGTCATGGTGGCAAGAAAACCTCTTGTAAATCAGGAAGGCCGTAATTTCCAGGGCATGTACTTTATGGCAGCCCACGCCAACTCAAGAGATCATCAGGCCGTTTTTGATGCCAAGGTCAATGCCGCCTATAATTTCTGCTGTGCAGTCACAGGCACCAGGGTCTCACCTGTGCTTGAGGTGGCCCATATCAAGCCATTTTTTGATACCAAGTTCCAGACAATACAGAATGGCATACTTTTAAGAAGTGATCTGCACAAACTCTTTTCAGCAGGTTTTATTACCTTAGATTACAGAAGCATATCTGATATTAGAGTAAAAACCTCAAAACAGTATCAGTCAATCTTTGGCAATGAATATCAGTGCTTTGACGGAAAAAATATCAATCTGCCAGAGGATGTAAATTTAAGACCGCTGCATGAGTATATTACCTGGCACAATGAAAATCGCTTTGAGCACTGGAGACAGACCAGACATCTGTGCTAG
- a CDS encoding DDE-type integrase/transposase/recombinase encodes MTNIKQRIKDLNDDPKSYRMRVIAPIVSLKKDANGKNSKKRVAMIKQVAAEQCLSVRTIERWVDQYEQFGLQGLEPKYKKFRSDIRRFISFESLLDEAIVLRRQCPTISVVEIIKCLEEKHQNIKGIIKRSTLQRHLQQKGFSRGELLREREKGGTAFFGAYRKKLPMEQVQADIKIAGKSFCVNEQGMPVTPYIHLWMDNASRMILVATISDTQDNSLVLSSFRELVTGYGIPMSILTDQGSVYKSAAMEHCTSTLGVPHKRSKPYKPQSKGAIERLNGTLDKVLKQLEGMNNVKLSMVELLVKQWVAEYNETPHSALTENMGTDAEVTLSPKEYFYKYIEPVARPVDDIVNLAFTMEYSRKVLKDGVIHIKGRYYKLPANSAKSGEYVVVHCSLVGNSVELVQELTEEEKKESLSQSMYKFIPLYEREIKENIDFTERASDRSEDMPQSLPDEIKPTIQRLARRLYKDRDLYTTEKDFEEQLRKELFHQGSASYSTEPGNSSLYNKSSIKTDEDK; translated from the coding sequence ATGACCAATATTAAACAAAGAATTAAAGATTTAAATGATGATCCAAAGAGTTACAGAATGAGGGTTATTGCGCCCATTGTGTCACTTAAGAAAGATGCCAATGGGAAAAATTCGAAGAAGCGTGTGGCTATGATAAAACAGGTTGCAGCAGAGCAGTGCTTATCTGTGAGAACTATTGAGCGCTGGGTTGACCAATATGAACAATTTGGTCTGCAAGGACTTGAGCCAAAGTATAAGAAGTTTCGCTCAGATATAAGGAGGTTCATCAGTTTTGAGAGTCTACTAGATGAAGCAATAGTCTTGCGCAGGCAATGTCCTACCATTTCAGTAGTTGAGATCATTAAATGTCTGGAAGAAAAACACCAAAACATAAAGGGCATTATAAAGCGCTCTACTTTACAGAGGCATTTACAGCAGAAAGGTTTTTCTCGTGGGGAGCTTTTAAGAGAGCGTGAAAAAGGAGGAACAGCATTTTTCGGAGCCTATCGTAAAAAGCTCCCTATGGAGCAGGTTCAGGCAGATATTAAAATAGCTGGAAAATCATTTTGTGTTAATGAGCAGGGCATGCCAGTAACCCCATATATCCATCTATGGATGGACAATGCCTCACGCATGATCCTCGTGGCAACCATATCTGACACCCAGGATAACAGCCTGGTTCTGTCATCTTTTAGAGAGCTTGTTACAGGCTATGGTATTCCAATGAGCATTCTTACAGATCAGGGCTCTGTATATAAGAGCGCTGCAATGGAGCATTGCACCAGCACTTTAGGAGTTCCTCATAAGCGCTCAAAACCATATAAACCTCAGAGCAAAGGGGCAATTGAACGTTTAAATGGTACTTTAGATAAAGTATTAAAGCAGCTTGAAGGTATGAATAATGTAAAGCTGAGTATGGTTGAATTACTTGTAAAACAGTGGGTTGCAGAGTACAACGAAACACCACATTCAGCTCTAACCGAAAATATGGGAACAGATGCAGAGGTAACACTATCCCCTAAAGAATATTTTTACAAATATATAGAGCCTGTAGCAAGACCTGTAGATGATATTGTGAATCTGGCCTTTACTATGGAGTACTCTCGTAAGGTCCTCAAGGATGGCGTCATACACATAAAAGGCCGTTATTACAAGTTGCCTGCAAATAGCGCCAAAAGTGGAGAGTATGTGGTCGTGCACTGCTCTTTAGTGGGCAATTCAGTGGAGCTTGTACAGGAGCTTACTGAGGAAGAAAAAAAAGAAAGCCTCTCACAGAGCATGTATAAATTTATACCGCTGTATGAGCGTGAAATCAAAGAGAATATTGACTTTACCGAACGTGCATCTGATAGATCAGAAGACATGCCTCAGTCTTTGCCTGATGAAATAAAGCCAACTATACAAAGGCTCGCCCGCAGGTTGTATAAGGATAGAGATCTTTATACCACAGAGAAGGATTTTGAAGAGCAACTAAGGAAAGAGCTATTCCACCAAGGCTCGGCCTCCTATAGCACAGAGCCAGGAAATAGCTCTTTATACAACAAAAGCTCAATCAAGACAGATGAGGATAAATAA
- a CDS encoding ExeA family protein has product MISTDLLDYFKMEYTPFTNNIDTGFLYQTDIFRGACLKLKMAIENNSFALLTGVPGTGKSTLLRYFTSQLNEEKHTVMYVSLSNATPRWMYIAPLNQMGVKSKYYVNDARLQLHREIETLRKTHGKKVILIFDEAHLLANKYSKFSLLEEIRFLLNGNSYDSGSPLTLILSGQKEILSVLKTDKCKAITQRIMYFSSTQNLTNEQVGSYIGSHLKWSRCQDNPFEYRAVEKIGDLSGGNPRLINKICMHALSYTCLKREEKVTEATVTEVANNEVIDLILKNLN; this is encoded by the coding sequence ATGATAAGCACTGATTTGCTAGACTACTTTAAGATGGAATATACCCCTTTTACAAATAATATTGACACTGGCTTTCTCTATCAGACAGACATTTTTAGAGGAGCATGCCTGAAGTTAAAAATGGCCATTGAGAACAACTCATTTGCATTGCTGACCGGAGTCCCTGGTACAGGTAAAAGCACACTGCTGCGCTACTTTACATCTCAGCTTAATGAAGAAAAACATACAGTGATGTATGTATCACTGTCTAATGCCACACCCAGGTGGATGTATATTGCTCCATTAAATCAGATGGGTGTAAAGTCAAAGTATTATGTCAATGATGCGCGTCTGCAGCTGCACAGAGAGATTGAGACATTAAGAAAGACCCACGGTAAAAAGGTAATTCTGATATTTGATGAGGCCCACCTGCTGGCTAATAAGTACAGTAAATTCAGCCTGCTTGAGGAGATTAGATTTTTACTCAACGGTAACAGCTATGACAGCGGATCACCGCTTACACTGATACTCTCAGGCCAAAAAGAAATTCTGTCTGTGCTCAAGACAGATAAGTGCAAGGCTATAACTCAAAGGATTATGTATTTTAGTTCTACGCAGAATCTGACAAATGAGCAGGTTGGCAGTTATATAGGATCTCATTTAAAGTGGTCAAGATGTCAAGATAATCCGTTTGAATATAGGGCCGTGGAAAAGATAGGCGATCTCTCAGGAGGAAATCCACGACTTATTAATAAGATCTGTATGCACGCTTTAAGCTATACATGCTTAAAGCGTGAAGAGAAGGTAACCGAAGCTACCGTAACTGAGGTTGCCAATAACGAGGTTATTGACCTAATTTTAAAGAATTTAAACTAG
- a CDS encoding Na+/H+ antiporter NhaC family protein — protein sequence MEPYYAGILSILPPVIAVGLALITKEVFSSLIIGILTGTLIYSIGIGGDFVAVKTIENAFSVMVNKVDFNIIIFCSLLGALVYVISMAGGSRAYGDWAATKIKNKKTALVSTSALGAFIFIDDYFNCLTVGTVMRPVTDKYKISRAKLAYIIDATAAPICIIAPISSWAAAVGSNLKDTGAFESEIEAFISTVPWNFYALVSLAMVILVALGNFDFGPMRKAEQAAAKGDLNGVQDTSEEDFDVVAKGTVLDMIVPIVALMICATLSLLYVGGYFGDDPAYHTLGAAFGNTSAGPALVLGSFAALGVAFVLFVGRRLLTLKQFMQGVLKGVQAMIPANMILVLAWAISGVCRDLLQTPVFISTLVENDAGLVGNFLPAIIFVIAGFLSFSTGTAWGTFGILIPIVVTVAEAIDPTGSLTIITLSATLAGSVFGDHTSPISDTTILSSAGAGCVHIEHVATQLPYASICALSAFIGYIVAGFTGNLSISLITVFVIMVATISALHLRNVKKEKLASA from the coding sequence ATGGAGCCATATTACGCAGGCATTCTGTCTATTCTACCTCCTGTAATTGCGGTAGGACTGGCTTTAATTACCAAAGAGGTGTTCTCATCTCTGATTATCGGTATTCTGACCGGTACATTAATCTACAGTATAGGTATAGGCGGTGACTTTGTTGCTGTTAAAACCATTGAAAATGCCTTTTCTGTAATGGTTAACAAAGTAGATTTTAATATTATTATCTTCTGCTCATTACTCGGCGCCCTGGTTTATGTAATATCTATGGCCGGCGGATCAAGAGCCTACGGTGACTGGGCTGCCACCAAGATCAAGAATAAAAAGACAGCTTTGGTTTCAACCTCAGCTCTTGGTGCCTTCATCTTTATTGATGACTACTTTAACTGTCTGACAGTAGGCACAGTTATGCGCCCTGTAACTGATAAATATAAGATCTCAAGAGCCAAGCTTGCCTATATTATCGATGCCACAGCTGCTCCTATCTGTATTATCGCCCCTATCTCCTCATGGGCTGCAGCAGTAGGCTCAAACCTAAAGGATACAGGTGCCTTTGAAAGTGAAATTGAGGCCTTTATCTCAACCGTGCCTTGGAACTTTTATGCCCTGGTCTCTTTAGCCATGGTTATTTTAGTAGCTCTTGGTAACTTTGATTTTGGCCCTATGCGCAAGGCAGAGCAGGCTGCCGCCAAGGGTGATCTCAACGGTGTGCAGGATACATCTGAAGAGGACTTTGATGTTGTAGCCAAAGGTACTGTGCTTGATATGATAGTGCCTATTGTTGCTCTTATGATCTGTGCCACCCTCTCACTTTTATATGTAGGCGGTTATTTTGGTGATGATCCTGCCTATCACACATTAGGTGCCGCCTTTGGTAATACCTCAGCAGGCCCTGCTTTAGTTTTAGGCTCTTTTGCAGCCTTAGGTGTAGCCTTTGTACTTTTCGTAGGCAGACGTCTTTTAACCCTCAAGCAGTTTATGCAGGGCGTTTTAAAGGGCGTACAGGCTATGATCCCTGCCAATATGATTCTGGTTCTGGCCTGGGCTATATCAGGTGTATGCCGTGATCTGCTTCAGACCCCTGTCTTTATTTCAACCTTAGTTGAAAATGATGCAGGTTTAGTAGGCAACTTCCTGCCAGCTATTATTTTCGTAATTGCAGGCTTCTTAAGCTTCTCAACAGGTACAGCCTGGGGTACTTTTGGTATCTTAATCCCTATCGTGGTAACTGTAGCCGAGGCTATTGACCCTACAGGTTCTCTGACCATCATTACTCTGTCAGCTACCCTTGCTGGCTCTGTCTTTGGCGATCACACCTCACCAATTTCAGATACCACTATTCTTTCATCAGCAGGTGCCGGCTGTGTTCACATTGAACACGTAGCTACACAGCTACCATATGCAAGTATCTGTGCCCTGTCAGCCTTTATTGGCTACATAGTTGCAGGCTTTACCGGCAATCTTTCCATCTCACTTATCACTGTATTTGTGATTATGGTTGCCACTATATCAGCTCTGCATTTGAGAAATGTTAAAAAAGAAAAGCTGGCAAGTGCCTAA
- a CDS encoding putative metalloprotease CJM1_0395 family protein, with the protein MINVNSPTQIHNGIAPQEQYQNLNAVAQQVSAKPLQLQNDNVDLQKDRPSDKDNSHFSHNRHTALKAYLGLNSKEAAPATPVAKDAANGNESTDDKTATTKDVKEGEKKPGETKELTEEERKQIEGMKQREAEVRLHENTHKSVGGHLASAPSYEYETGPDGKRYITGGHVNIDVSEEKDPKATIEKMQKVRAAALAPAQPSSADRSVAASAQQKENAARAQMREQAQEEAQKAMEGSSDSDRSSSADTDNTIKGNEHTNKRSTTDEPKNNDNQPAAPAVISKKLEGYMGV; encoded by the coding sequence ATGATAAATGTAAACAGCCCAACACAGATACATAATGGCATAGCGCCGCAGGAACAGTATCAGAATCTTAATGCTGTTGCCCAGCAGGTCAGCGCCAAGCCACTGCAGCTGCAAAATGATAATGTAGATCTGCAAAAGGACAGACCTTCTGACAAGGATAACAGTCACTTCTCACACAACCGCCACACTGCTCTGAAAGCCTACTTAGGTCTTAACTCCAAAGAGGCAGCACCTGCCACACCTGTGGCAAAAGATGCTGCAAACGGCAATGAAAGCACTGATGATAAAACTGCCACTACCAAGGATGTCAAGGAAGGTGAAAAAAAGCCTGGTGAGACTAAAGAGCTGACAGAGGAAGAGCGCAAGCAGATTGAGGGCATGAAACAGCGCGAGGCTGAAGTGCGTTTGCATGAAAATACCCATAAGTCTGTAGGAGGTCATCTTGCCTCTGCTCCATCATATGAGTATGAAACAGGACCTGACGGCAAAAGATATATTACAGGCGGTCATGTAAATATCGATGTCTCTGAGGAAAAAGATCCAAAGGCCACCATTGAAAAGATGCAGAAGGTAAGAGCAGCAGCCCTCGCCCCTGCTCAGCCATCATCTGCCGATCGCTCAGTTGCAGCTTCAGCTCAGCAAAAGGAAAATGCAGCCCGCGCTCAGATGCGTGAGCAGGCACAGGAAGAAGCTCAAAAGGCTATGGAGGGATCTTCTGATTCTGACAGATCCTCATCTGCAGACACTGATAACACCATAAAAGGCAATGAACACACCAATAAGCGCAGCACAACTGATGAGCCAAAGAATAATGACAATCAGCCAGCTGCCCCTGCTGTCATAAGCAAAAAGCTTGAAGGTTATATGGGCGTTTAA
- a CDS encoding ABC transporter permease subunit, giving the protein MGNRSSLLRFGVLFVALSFLYLPIFTLIIYSFNESKMVTVWTEFSLKWYRALFSNAQIGQAVLISITVALMTAAASVIIGTLAAFVLVRVRKFKGESAFVLFMTAPMVLPEVITGLALLLLFVTLGEVIPWFSDRGIFAIWIAHVTFCSAYTTVVIRSRFRELDISIEEAAMDLGAGPIKVFFAIILPAIMPAEVAAFLLSFSMSMDDLVITSFIAGPDSTTLPMLIFSSVRRGLSPEINALATIIVLIVSLATTLAWLSMVRKQKRMAADAAKAKKETIAEQNAMDFNG; this is encoded by the coding sequence ATGGGAAATAGATCATCACTGCTGCGCTTTGGCGTTTTGTTTGTAGCTCTGTCATTTTTATATCTGCCAATCTTTACGCTTATTATCTACTCATTCAATGAGTCAAAGATGGTAACAGTGTGGACAGAGTTTTCTTTAAAATGGTACAGAGCCCTCTTTAGCAATGCACAGATTGGACAGGCCGTTTTAATCTCCATTACTGTAGCTTTAATGACAGCTGCAGCCTCGGTGATTATAGGCACACTGGCAGCCTTTGTGCTCGTGCGTGTCAGAAAGTTTAAAGGCGAGTCAGCCTTTGTGCTCTTTATGACAGCTCCTATGGTACTGCCTGAGGTCATTACAGGTCTTGCTCTGCTGCTGCTTTTTGTAACATTAGGCGAGGTTATTCCATGGTTTTCAGACAGAGGCATTTTTGCCATATGGATTGCCCATGTAACCTTCTGTTCTGCCTATACCACAGTGGTTATAAGATCACGCTTTAGAGAGCTTGATATCTCTATAGAAGAGGCCGCCATGGATCTGGGCGCAGGTCCTATCAAGGTATTCTTTGCTATTATTCTGCCTGCCATCATGCCAGCAGAAGTGGCAGCCTTCCTGCTCTCCTTTAGTATGTCCATGGACGATCTGGTAATTACAAGCTTTATTGCAGGTCCTGACTCAACCACACTGCCTATGCTTATTTTCTCAAGCGTAAGACGTGGTCTGTCACCTGAGATTAATGCTCTGGCCACTATTATTGTGCTTATTGTATCTCTTGCCACAACATTGGCCTGGCTCTCTATGGTCAGAAAGCAAAAGAGAATGGCTGCAGATGCGGCCAAGGCCAAAAAAGAAACTATAGCAGAGCAAAATGCTATGGACTTTAACGGCTAG
- a CDS encoding ABC transporter permease subunit, translating to MSFNVVNMTFIRRAFQQKSKVMSNPTHANTWRDYALIFVPYLWMILFFLLPFLIIFKISLSVTEIAIPPYSPIVTFEEGAMQIILHLENYTSIFTDPEGTYWRSYLKSVEVAGFSTLLCLIIGYPLAWALATSKPAMRNVLFMLVIMPSWTSFVVRIYAWMTIMKKDGIINDTLMALGIIDSPIAMLQTDFAVYVGIVYCYLPYMVLPLFSALMKVDYSLIEAAYDLGSKPFKTFFSTLVPQTKSGIVAGSTLVFIPALGEYVIPELLGGKGSILIGRILWQEFFNNRDWPLASAVAITMLIILVIPIVWFYKLERKEQEKNYGK from the coding sequence ATGTCTTTTAATGTTGTTAATATGACCTTTATAAGACGTGCTTTTCAGCAGAAGAGTAAAGTTATGTCAAATCCTACACATGCCAATACCTGGCGTGACTACGCGCTTATTTTTGTGCCATATCTGTGGATGATACTTTTCTTTCTACTGCCTTTTCTGATTATCTTCAAGATATCGCTGTCAGTAACGGAAATTGCCATTCCGCCATACTCTCCTATTGTGACCTTTGAAGAAGGTGCCATGCAGATTATTCTGCATCTTGAAAACTATACATCCATCTTCACCGATCCTGAGGGTACCTACTGGCGCTCATATCTAAAATCAGTTGAGGTGGCAGGTTTCTCAACCCTTTTATGTCTTATTATAGGTTACCCTTTAGCCTGGGCTTTAGCCACTAGCAAACCTGCCATGCGCAATGTTCTGTTTATGCTGGTCATCATGCCAAGCTGGACCTCATTTGTAGTGAGAATCTATGCCTGGATGACCATTATGAAAAAGGACGGTATCATCAATGATACGCTCATGGCCCTTGGTATTATAGACAGTCCTATTGCCATGCTGCAGACTGACTTTGCTGTCTATGTCGGTATTGTCTACTGCTATCTGCCATATATGGTGCTACCGCTGTTCTCTGCCCTGATGAAGGTTGACTACTCACTTATCGAGGCAGCCTACGATCTTGGCTCAAAACCGTTTAAGACCTTTTTCTCAACTCTGGTGCCGCAGACCAAATCAGGTATTGTGGCAGGCTCCACCCTGGTCTTCATCCCGGCTCTTGGCGAGTATGTAATCCCTGAGCTGTTAGGAGGCAAGGGCTCTATTTTAATAGGCCGTATTCTGTGGCAGGAGTTCTTTAACAACAGAGACTGGCCACTGGCCTCAGCTGTTGCTATAACCATGCTCATTATTCTTGTAATACCTATTGTCTGGTTCTACAAGCTTGAGCGTAAGGAGCAGGAGAAGAATTATGGGAAATAG
- the potA gene encoding polyamine ABC transporter ATP-binding protein codes for MEQTSECMAVAQTACSKNQNHRAGELPGQKLTPEQRNKKPVLQIKSITKSFEAFTAVNDVDLTLYEGEIFALLGSSGCGKSTLLRMLAGFETPTSGQILLDGQEITKVPPYKRPVNMMFQSYALFPYMTVRQNIAFGLKQDKMPKKEIDARVEKMLSLVHMEDYVDRKPHQLSGGQRQRVALARSLAKEPKVLLLDEPMGALDKKLREQMRLELVDIINSVGVTCLMVTHDQEEAMTMADRIAIMDRGEFVQIGGPREIYENPNCRFCAEFIGSVNIFDCVLLTSNAQQSLIKTNDFVHSIELSHDIDLADGMPLTIAIRPEKIYISHKKPAELTNWCEGTVENIAYLGDISIYYVKLLSGRIVAATLPNVDRFKEGLPTWDDHVYLSWDFESCIALTI; via the coding sequence GTGGAACAGACTTCTGAGTGCATGGCAGTTGCACAGACTGCATGTTCAAAAAATCAAAATCACAGGGCAGGTGAACTGCCAGGTCAGAAATTAACACCTGAGCAAAGAAATAAAAAACCTGTTCTTCAGATTAAATCCATTACCAAGTCATTTGAAGCCTTCACTGCAGTTAATGATGTGGATCTGACCTTGTATGAAGGTGAGATCTTTGCACTGCTTGGCTCATCAGGCTGCGGTAAATCCACGCTTTTACGTATGCTTGCCGGTTTTGAAACCCCAACTTCCGGTCAGATACTGCTAGACGGTCAGGAAATTACCAAGGTTCCGCCTTATAAAAGACCTGTAAATATGATGTTTCAGTCATATGCTCTTTTCCCATATATGACTGTAAGACAGAATATTGCCTTTGGCCTCAAACAGGACAAGATGCCTAAAAAGGAAATTGATGCCCGTGTTGAAAAAATGCTGTCACTTGTGCACATGGAAGATTATGTGGACAGAAAACCCCATCAGCTCTCAGGCGGACAAAGACAGCGTGTGGCCCTGGCCCGCTCTCTTGCCAAAGAGCCAAAGGTCCTGCTGCTAGATGAGCCTATGGGTGCGCTTGATAAAAAGCTGCGTGAACAGATGCGCCTTGAGCTTGTGGATATTATCAATTCTGTAGGTGTAACCTGCCTTATGGTAACCCATGATCAGGAAGAAGCCATGACCATGGCTGACAGAATTGCCATTATGGACAGAGGTGAATTTGTTCAGATAGGCGGTCCACGTGAGATCTATGAAAACCCAAACTGCCGTTTCTGCGCTGAATTTATCGGCTCTGTAAATATCTTTGACTGCGTGCTTTTAACCTCAAATGCCCAGCAGTCTTTAATCAAGACCAATGACTTTGTACACTCAATTGAACTCTCACACGATATAGATCTGGCCGACGGCATGCCACTTACCATTGCCATTCGTCCTGAGAAAATCTATATCTCCCACAAAAAGCCTGCCGAGCTTACCAACTGGTGTGAAGGCACTGTAGAGAATATTGCCTATCTTGGTGATATTTCCATCTACTATGTCAAGCTCCTAAGTGGCCGTATTGTGGCAGCCACACTGCCAAATGTGGACAGATTTAAAGAAGGTCTGCCTACCTGGGATGATCATGTGTATCTAAGCTGGGATTTTGAATCCTGTATTGCTCTTACCATTTAA
- a CDS encoding DUF805 domain-containing protein: MTFIEAIEICLSKKYFNFKGRACRKEFWFFFLFYVLSFIGMSIFSIYASNFFSGNIVNNVIVGIVIFLFIPLMAVTSRRLHDSNLSGLWLFLLLLSSLGALALLVLCARRSSPYANRFGPHPFALQDDDFNHGCYTQQTGRTQRDADESVNEDLDAKSNSYNNTVPDEPINKNDTNQSNDFTDQSSMSSFTGDGKTTDYSASEVKDYSSLGK; this comes from the coding sequence ATGACATTTATAGAAGCAATTGAGATATGTCTTAGCAAAAAATATTTTAACTTTAAAGGCAGAGCCTGCCGCAAAGAGTTCTGGTTCTTTTTTCTCTTTTATGTACTCTCCTTTATTGGCATGTCCATCTTTAGCATCTATGCCTCCAACTTTTTTTCAGGCAATATCGTAAATAACGTGATAGTGGGCATAGTCATCTTTTTATTTATTCCACTGATGGCTGTTACATCAAGACGTCTGCATGACAGCAACCTCTCTGGTCTGTGGCTGTTTTTGCTGCTGCTCTCAAGCCTTGGTGCCCTGGCGCTTTTAGTTTTATGCGCACGCCGCTCAAGCCCATATGCCAATCGTTTTGGCCCCCATCCATTTGCACTGCAGGATGATGATTTTAATCACGGCTGCTACACACAACAGACAGGCAGGACCCAAAGAGATGCAGATGAGAGTGTCAATGAGGATTTGGACGCTAAATCAAACTCTTATAATAATACTGTGCCTGATGAGCCTATAAATAAGAACGACACAAATCAGAGTAATGATTTTACAGATCAGAGCTCTATGAGCTCTTTTACAGGAGATGGAAAGACAACAGACTATAGTGCATCTGAGGTTAAAGACTACAGCTCTCTTGGCAAATAG
- a CDS encoding DUF805 domain-containing protein, translating into MEFTQAVRTCLFSKFATLKGRATRSEFWWFQLFLVILDFVLGGILTIVYLSFLALFTAMGLPAAGFVFGIIFVILCALTVFLLIIPEFAVLSRRLHDRDMSAWWLLLLLLPTFGIIAILIIAALPGTRGPNRYGEDVHENEYNTYRDFKYDRSQNHDENTASAGAARLDGASQDRLDNGTVDNLPR; encoded by the coding sequence ATGGAATTTACTCAGGCTGTCAGAACCTGTCTTTTTTCAAAATTTGCAACCTTGAAAGGCCGTGCCACCCGCTCTGAATTCTGGTGGTTCCAGCTCTTTCTTGTCATACTCGATTTTGTCCTGGGCGGCATTTTAACTATTGTATATCTATCGTTTCTGGCTCTGTTTACCGCCATGGGGTTGCCGGCTGCAGGCTTTGTCTTTGGCATAATTTTTGTAATTCTCTGTGCTCTGACAGTATTTTTGCTTATCATCCCAGAGTTTGCCGTACTATCAAGACGTCTGCATGACAGAGATATGTCAGCCTGGTGGCTTTTACTCCTGCTACTGCCAACCTTTGGTATTATTGCCATTTTAATCATAGCCGCCCTGCCAGGCACCAGGGGTCCAAACCGCTATGGTGAGGATGTTCATGAAAATGAATACAATACCTACCGTGATTTTAAATATGACAGATCACAAAATCATGATGAGAATACTGCCAGTGCTGGTGCTGCAAGACTAGATGGAGCCTCTCAGGACAGACTTGATAATGGCACTGTAGACAACCTTCCAAGATAA
- a CDS encoding DUF805 domain-containing protein codes for MVQFLKEFEQVIHTCLWHKYASFQGRADPKEFWLFILFLLLVNLAAGVFISLIYLFSMSIAVILPAAGLIVGGILMLVAVLALFALFIPFLAVTARRLHDRDMSAWWLLLMLIPSFGVLALFIICIFEGTYGANRFGDTENITEL; via the coding sequence ATGGTGCAGTTTCTAAAAGAGTTTGAACAGGTTATACACACCTGTCTGTGGCACAAATATGCTTCGTTCCAGGGCAGAGCCGATCCTAAGGAGTTCTGGCTGTTTATTTTATTTTTGCTGCTGGTAAACCTGGCAGCCGGAGTGTTTATATCTCTTATCTACCTTTTCTCCATGTCTATAGCAGTCATACTGCCAGCTGCAGGTCTTATTGTCGGCGGTATTTTAATGCTTGTTGCTGTACTGGCACTCTTTGCCCTTTTTATTCCTTTTCTTGCTGTAACCGCAAGGCGCCTGCATGACAGAGATATGTCTGCCTGGTGGCTGCTGCTTATGCTCATACCATCATTTGGAGTACTGGCACTCTTTATAATTTGTATTTTTGAGGGCACATACGGCGCCAATCGCTTTGGTGATACTGAAAATATCACAGAACTTTGA